In Kordia antarctica, the following proteins share a genomic window:
- a CDS encoding PD-(D/E)XK nuclease family protein: protein MKSFLSHVVRYILENNTDISNLTLVLPSKRAGVFLKHELSQQIKKTSFAPTILSIEELVEQISGYTSVSNTELLFEFYTVYKTLTPKESQEPFDSFSKWAQILLQDFNEIDRYLIPQKEIFNYLGAIQEINHWSMEKEPTALVKNYLTFWNKLEEYYTALTEKITQKGIAYQGLVYREAVDSLEFYLQKNENNKHYFIGFNALNTAEEKIIQEFLEVGLAEILWDTDHVFFDDPEHDASLFLRRHRYDWNYFKKNAFSWIADNFSSKKNIEIIGVPKNVTQAKHIGEILQELQQNNETLQDVAVVLGDEQLLIPCLNSLPAEIEKLNITMGFPLKDIPLATTFNNLYLLQEHHRNDAFYYKNIINVLSDTNLRPLFQQEDTNVAADIIQYIQANNIIYVPTELIVERFPEDIRDIAEMLFTYWTDNPKVAIQNCITLIRRLKTRLIEDREQHLLALEYLYRFNEVFNQLQHLTKQHNYIADIKSLLALYKEIISTETLDFKGEPLQGLQLMGMLETRVLDFKTVILSSVNEGILPSGKSNNSFIPFDLKKQFNLPTYKEKDAIYTYHFYRLLHRAENIYLLYNTEADGLNGGEKSRFLMQLETYKMPNHTVSQNVVIPKVPKIESRLQEVQKEATILERIKDIANKGFSPSALTSYIRNPIDFYYQKILGIREYEAVEETVAANTLGTVVHDTLELLYKPFEGKIVVTDDIKAMFQKVEQLVTDNFKKAYGEGNIHRGKNLIIFNVAKRYVTNFLNQELQTLKTGKTLRILQIEQTLRAKVEIPELDFPVYIGGKADRVDELDGVMRIIDYKTGKVSQGDVEIVDWDLLTQDFKFSKSFQVLAYAYMIYQKQPFQQDTEGGIISFKNLQSGFLKFGTKDKPGSRTKNQLVTSETLDDFLVELKKLILEICNQAIPFTEKEV, encoded by the coding sequence ATGAAATCATTCCTTTCTCATGTTGTTCGCTATATTTTAGAAAACAATACCGACATTAGTAATCTTACACTGGTATTGCCTAGCAAAAGAGCAGGCGTTTTCTTAAAGCATGAACTTTCACAACAAATTAAAAAAACTTCCTTTGCTCCAACTATTCTCAGCATAGAAGAATTGGTAGAGCAAATTTCAGGATATACCTCAGTTAGTAATACTGAATTACTATTTGAATTTTACACCGTATACAAAACACTAACACCGAAAGAATCTCAAGAACCTTTTGATTCCTTTTCAAAATGGGCGCAAATACTTTTACAGGACTTTAATGAAATTGATCGCTATCTGATTCCGCAAAAAGAAATTTTTAATTACTTAGGTGCGATTCAAGAAATTAATCATTGGTCAATGGAAAAAGAACCAACAGCTTTGGTTAAAAATTATCTAACGTTTTGGAACAAGCTTGAGGAATATTACACTGCGTTAACCGAAAAAATCACGCAAAAAGGAATTGCCTATCAAGGTTTGGTTTACAGAGAAGCCGTTGATAGTTTAGAGTTCTATCTTCAAAAAAACGAAAACAACAAACATTATTTTATTGGTTTCAATGCGTTGAATACTGCAGAAGAAAAAATCATTCAAGAATTTTTAGAAGTTGGCTTGGCAGAAATTTTATGGGATACAGATCATGTTTTCTTTGACGATCCTGAACACGATGCAAGTTTGTTTTTACGTCGCCATCGCTACGACTGGAATTATTTTAAGAAGAATGCCTTTTCTTGGATTGCTGATAATTTTTCAAGCAAGAAAAATATCGAAATCATTGGTGTTCCCAAAAATGTAACGCAAGCAAAACACATCGGGGAAATTCTTCAAGAGTTGCAACAAAATAATGAAACCTTACAAGATGTTGCAGTCGTTTTAGGCGATGAACAATTGTTGATTCCGTGCCTAAACTCATTGCCCGCAGAAATTGAAAAGCTCAATATTACCATGGGATTTCCGCTAAAAGATATTCCGCTAGCAACAACTTTCAATAATTTATACTTACTACAAGAACATCACCGAAACGATGCTTTTTACTATAAAAATATCATCAATGTACTTTCAGACACAAACTTGCGTCCACTTTTTCAGCAAGAAGATACCAACGTAGCGGCAGATATTATTCAATATATTCAAGCAAATAATATTATTTACGTGCCTACGGAATTGATTGTAGAACGATTTCCGGAAGACATTCGAGATATTGCCGAAATGCTTTTTACGTATTGGACCGATAATCCAAAAGTTGCCATTCAAAACTGTATCACGTTAATTCGTCGCTTAAAAACAAGATTAATTGAAGATCGTGAGCAACATTTGTTAGCATTGGAATATTTATATCGTTTCAACGAAGTCTTCAATCAGTTGCAACATTTAACCAAACAACACAATTACATTGCAGATATTAAATCGTTATTGGCGTTGTATAAAGAGATTATTAGCACAGAAACACTCGATTTTAAAGGTGAGCCGCTTCAAGGATTACAATTAATGGGAATGTTAGAAACGCGCGTACTCGATTTTAAAACCGTGATTCTTTCTTCCGTGAACGAAGGTATTTTGCCTTCTGGAAAAAGCAACAATTCATTTATTCCATTCGATCTTAAAAAACAGTTCAATCTTCCAACATACAAAGAAAAAGATGCCATTTATACGTATCACTTTTACAGATTGTTGCACAGAGCAGAAAATATTTATTTGCTATACAATACCGAAGCTGATGGTTTAAATGGTGGCGAAAAAAGTCGTTTTTTAATGCAATTAGAAACGTATAAAATGCCAAATCATACAGTTTCGCAAAATGTAGTGATTCCGAAAGTACCAAAAATAGAAAGTCGTTTGCAAGAAGTACAAAAAGAAGCGACTATTTTAGAACGCATCAAAGATATTGCAAACAAAGGTTTTTCGCCTTCTGCATTAACGTCTTACATTCGGAATCCAATTGATTTTTATTACCAAAAAATTCTCGGCATCAGAGAATACGAAGCTGTAGAAGAAACTGTGGCAGCAAATACACTTGGAACTGTTGTTCATGATACGTTAGAGTTATTGTACAAACCATTTGAAGGAAAAATTGTGGTGACAGATGATATCAAAGCAATGTTCCAAAAGGTAGAACAATTGGTTACCGATAACTTCAAAAAAGCGTATGGAGAAGGAAATATTCATCGCGGCAAAAACCTCATCATTTTTAATGTTGCAAAACGCTATGTAACCAACTTTTTGAACCAAGAATTGCAAACCTTGAAAACGGGAAAAACCTTGCGAATTCTTCAAATAGAACAAACATTACGAGCCAAAGTTGAAATTCCTGAACTTGATTTTCCAGTTTATATTGGCGGAAAAGCAGATCGTGTAGACGAACTAGACGGCGTGATGCGAATTATTGATTATAAAACTGGAAAAGTGTCGCAAGGCGATGTAGAAATTGTAGATTGGGATTTGCTTACGCAAGATTTTAAATTCAGCAAAAGCTTTCAAGTATTGGCGTATGCGTACATGATTTATCAAAAACAGCCGTTTCAGCAAGATACAGAAGGAGGAATTATTTCGTTTAAGAATTTACAAAGCGGATTTTTAAAATTCGGAACGAAAGATAAACCAGGAAGTCGCACCAAAAATCAATTGGTTACTTCAGAAACGTTGGATGATTTTTTAGTTGAATTAAAAAAGCTTATTCTTGAAATTTGCAATCAAGCCATTCCATTCACAGAAAAAGAAGTCTAA
- a CDS encoding OmpA family protein, translating into MKHLSRFLVALLLVVGFSNVKAQDSNNPWQINISVNAVDFYPTNDMEAAGITGKWFDEYFNVGDHYNILPTLSSVSVSKYVGDGFSVGVRGSVNRIEKYGDVAVEDLTYYGFDANIKYNINELYNMGKFDPYVEVGGGYTWVDDIGAGTVNAGLGINYWFTENIAFNIQTSYKHSFEDYLAPHFQHLAGIAIKFGGKDTDDDGIFDKDDACPDVKGLPEFNGCPDTDGDGIEDSKDDCPDTAGLAALNGCPDTDGDGIADGKDDCPEVAGTAAMNGCPDTDGDGITDAKDNCPTEAGPSANKGCPWTDKDGDGVLDKDDRCPEVAGVAENDGCPPIARMTVTEITVLDNLARTVYFNSGKDSFKPETYAILDKIAELLKGFPKEEFTIGGHTDSVGSDSLNQKLSNARANAVVTYLRSKVSNKFTATGYGESQPIASNKTRKGRAQNRRVDIKLVR; encoded by the coding sequence ATGAAACATCTTAGCAGATTTTTAGTTGCTTTGTTGCTTGTAGTAGGATTCAGCAACGTAAAAGCTCAAGACTCAAATAACCCTTGGCAGATTAACATCTCGGTTAATGCTGTTGACTTCTATCCAACAAATGATATGGAAGCAGCTGGTATAACAGGAAAGTGGTTTGACGAATATTTTAATGTAGGAGACCATTATAACATCCTACCAACACTTTCTTCAGTTAGTGTTTCCAAATATGTTGGAGACGGATTTTCTGTTGGAGTTAGAGGTTCTGTAAACAGAATCGAAAAGTATGGAGACGTAGCAGTTGAAGATTTAACTTACTACGGATTCGATGCAAACATCAAGTACAACATCAATGAACTTTACAACATGGGGAAATTTGATCCTTATGTAGAAGTTGGTGGAGGTTACACTTGGGTTGATGATATCGGAGCTGGTACAGTAAACGCAGGTTTAGGTATCAACTACTGGTTCACAGAAAACATTGCATTCAACATTCAAACATCTTACAAGCATTCTTTTGAGGATTATTTAGCTCCTCACTTCCAACACTTAGCAGGTATTGCTATCAAGTTTGGTGGAAAAGATACCGATGATGATGGAATTTTTGATAAAGATGACGCTTGTCCAGACGTAAAAGGTTTACCAGAATTTAATGGTTGTCCTGATACTGACGGTGACGGAATCGAAGACAGTAAAGATGACTGTCCTGATACTGCAGGTTTAGCTGCATTAAACGGATGTCCTGATACTGACGGTGACGGAATTGCTGATGGTAAAGATGACTGTCCAGAAGTAGCAGGTACTGCTGCAATGAACGGATGTCCTGATACTGACGGTGATGGAATCACTGATGCTAAAGATAACTGCCCAACTGAAGCTGGACCATCTGCAAACAAAGGTTGCCCTTGGACTGACAAAGACGGTGACGGAGTATTAGACAAAGATGACAGATGTCCAGAAGTAGCTGGTGTTGCTGAAAACGATGGATGTCCTCCAATCGCTAGAATGACTGTAACTGAAATTACAGTATTAGACAACTTAGCTAGAACTGTATATTTCAATTCTGGAAAAGATTCTTTCAAGCCTGAAACGTATGCTATCTTAGACAAGATTGCTGAGTTATTAAAAGGTTTCCCGAAAGAAGAATTCACAATTGGTGGTCACACTGATAGCGTTGGTTCTGATTCTTTAAACCAAAAATTATCTAATGCAAGAGCAAATGCAGTTGTAACATACTTAAGAAGTAAAGTAAGTAACAAGTTTACAGCTACTGGATACGGTGAATCTCAGCCAATTGCCTCTAACAAGACAAGAAAAGGTAGAGCACAAAACAGAAGAGTAGATATTAAATTAGTTAGATAA
- a CDS encoding superoxide dismutase has protein sequence MAFKLPELSYAYDALEPNIDARTMEIHHSKHHNGYTTKLNNAIEGTDLEGKSIEDILTNLDMSNAGVRNNGGGFYNHSLFWTVMNPDDRGYLSGELKDAIEAAFGSKDKFIEAFSKAAATQFGSGWAWLCVHKGGKVEVCSTPNQDNPLMPGVGCGGTPILGLDVWEHAYYLNYQNRRPDYINAFFNVINWNEVEKRYAESK, from the coding sequence ATGGCTTTTAAATTACCAGAATTATCATACGCTTACGACGCTTTAGAACCAAATATTGATGCAAGAACAATGGAAATTCACCATTCAAAACATCATAACGGATATACTACAAAATTGAATAATGCAATTGAAGGAACAGACTTAGAAGGAAAATCAATCGAAGATATTTTAACGAACTTAGACATGAGCAATGCAGGAGTTCGTAATAATGGAGGCGGATTTTACAACCACAGTCTTTTTTGGACAGTAATGAACCCAGATGATAGAGGATATCTTTCAGGAGAATTAAAAGACGCTATCGAAGCTGCTTTTGGTTCTAAAGATAAATTCATTGAAGCATTTAGCAAAGCGGCAGCAACACAGTTTGGATCTGGTTGGGCTTGGCTTTGTGTGCATAAAGGAGGAAAAGTAGAAGTATGTTCTACACCAAATCAAGATAACCCGTTAATGCCAGGAGTTGGTTGTGGCGGAACACCAATTTTAGGATTAGATGTTTGGGAACACGCATATTACTTAAACTATCAAAACAGACGTCCAGATTATATCAATGCATTTTTTAATGTAATTAACTGGAATGAAGTTGAAAAGCGTTATGCAGAGAGTAAGTAA
- a CDS encoding UvrD-helicase domain-containing protein: MSKPFIIYNASAGSGKTYTLVKDYLRILLKAVHKDAYKQILAVTFTNKAVAEMKARIIEALTAFTLDEIPQKYKPLFSEFTDELKLHPAQLQQKAKEVLKSVLHNYAFFEVATIDKFTHSVIRTFAYDLKLPLNFEVELDTDALLNEAVDQLISKAGESKLISDVLIDFALEKADDDKSWDIAFDLNKIAKLLLNENEKPHLRKLKDKTLEDFSELKTLLKKKIKTTSDTLVNAGKEVLELIASSGLQFDDFLRKTLPNHFQKIADKDFDEKRLYGNKLSEALESGIVYKKALDPLKASAIDALLPQLNESYHSCKANVFELSFLRNFYKNATPLSVLNAIQHELETIKEEQNLVLISEFNTLISESIKDEPAPFIYERLGEKYKHYFIDEFQDTSIMQWENLIPLISNKLQTETSDAKSGTLTIVGDAKQSIYRWRGGKAEQFIGLNHDVNPFFVEKEKVELPRNYRSYDEIINFNNGFFQHISKFFSQEKYAAIYKNGSSQLTNDKKGGFVSFHFIEAKTVEEEFEIIPEMVIEKIRDLETKGFQYKDICVLTRRKSEGIAIADILSTHQIPIISSETLLISRSLEVQFINDVLRLAIQPKNNEVKLHLLNYLATEKLDISETHPFLKTHVALEPEALFKALTDFSFDFTYFLQLSLYEAVEYCVRAFQLTEKSDAYVQFFLDFVLEYTQKKQLGFAGFLEHWEKKKNHLSIVASGSENAVQIMTIHKAKGLEFPVVIFPFANTDIYKELEPKLWYPINKDDFNGFEEAYLNLNSTIQEYGELGAQLYEERQSQLELDNFNILYVAFTRAVQQLHVITKKDVDRTGNERLQTFSGLFINYLKESDKWNDELSYYVFGDSEENLAKADTSEKIRTIVQEQFISTAKEDHNLHLLTKQGLLWDTTQEQAIEKGNLIHDVLAQIKYPPDIDFVLDEYISKGIIDDQQREKLSESINRVVNHPEIAPYFDQDNTVYNEKDIISKAGKIMRPDRIVVNSNNETILIDYKTGMHNPFYVEQVYEYADTLIEMDFKVTKKILLYINEEIIIKYI, translated from the coding sequence GTGTCTAAACCATTCATCATTTACAATGCTTCTGCAGGTTCTGGAAAAACGTATACGCTCGTTAAGGATTATTTGCGCATCTTACTCAAAGCAGTTCATAAAGATGCATACAAGCAAATATTAGCGGTTACGTTTACAAATAAGGCTGTTGCCGAAATGAAAGCGAGAATCATTGAAGCTTTAACCGCTTTTACGCTCGATGAAATTCCACAAAAATACAAACCTCTTTTTTCTGAATTTACTGATGAATTAAAACTTCATCCTGCACAATTACAGCAAAAAGCCAAAGAAGTTTTAAAAAGTGTGTTGCACAATTATGCTTTTTTTGAAGTTGCTACGATTGATAAATTCACACATAGTGTCATCAGAACGTTTGCATACGATTTGAAACTTCCGTTGAATTTTGAAGTTGAACTCGATACAGACGCGTTATTAAATGAAGCCGTTGACCAATTAATTTCAAAAGCTGGTGAAAGCAAATTAATTTCAGATGTGTTGATTGATTTTGCATTAGAAAAAGCTGACGACGATAAAAGTTGGGACATTGCTTTCGATTTGAATAAGATTGCAAAGCTGCTGCTGAATGAAAACGAAAAACCACACCTTCGGAAACTAAAAGATAAAACACTAGAAGATTTTAGCGAGCTGAAAACGTTGCTTAAAAAGAAAATTAAAACAACTTCGGACACACTTGTCAATGCCGGAAAAGAAGTTTTGGAACTTATTGCGAGTTCAGGATTGCAATTTGATGATTTTCTGCGCAAAACCTTGCCAAACCATTTTCAGAAAATTGCTGATAAAGATTTTGATGAAAAACGCTTGTACGGAAACAAACTTTCCGAAGCATTAGAAAGCGGAATTGTATATAAAAAAGCTTTAGATCCTTTGAAAGCGTCAGCTATTGATGCTTTATTGCCACAACTCAACGAAAGTTATCACAGCTGTAAAGCAAATGTTTTTGAATTGAGTTTTTTGAGGAATTTCTATAAAAATGCTACGCCACTTTCTGTGCTAAACGCGATTCAACACGAACTGGAAACCATCAAAGAAGAACAAAATTTAGTGTTGATTTCGGAGTTTAATACTTTAATTAGCGAAAGTATAAAAGACGAACCTGCGCCATTTATTTATGAGCGTTTGGGCGAAAAATACAAGCATTATTTCATTGATGAATTTCAAGATACATCTATTATGCAATGGGAAAATTTAATTCCGTTGATTTCCAATAAGCTTCAAACCGAAACCTCAGATGCTAAAAGCGGAACTTTGACTATTGTTGGCGACGCAAAACAATCTATTTATCGGTGGCGCGGCGGAAAAGCAGAACAATTTATTGGATTGAATCATGACGTGAATCCTTTCTTCGTGGAAAAAGAAAAGGTTGAATTGCCTAGAAATTACCGCAGTTATGACGAAATTATCAACTTTAACAATGGTTTCTTTCAACACATTTCAAAATTCTTTAGTCAAGAAAAATATGCAGCTATTTACAAAAACGGAAGCTCGCAACTCACCAACGACAAAAAGGGTGGTTTTGTTTCGTTTCATTTTATAGAAGCAAAAACTGTTGAGGAGGAATTTGAGATTATTCCAGAAATGGTCATTGAAAAAATTCGCGATTTAGAAACAAAAGGCTTTCAATACAAAGATATTTGTGTGCTTACGCGAAGAAAATCGGAAGGAATTGCAATTGCAGATATTCTGTCAACACATCAAATTCCAATCATTTCTTCGGAAACTTTACTCATAAGTCGTTCACTAGAAGTACAATTTATTAATGATGTACTTCGATTGGCAATTCAACCAAAAAACAACGAAGTAAAGCTTCATTTATTAAATTATCTGGCAACAGAAAAATTAGATATTTCAGAAACACATCCATTTTTAAAAACACACGTTGCGCTGGAGCCTGAAGCATTATTTAAAGCGTTGACCGATTTCAGTTTTGACTTCACCTATTTCTTGCAACTTTCCTTGTATGAAGCTGTGGAATATTGTGTGCGCGCGTTTCAACTCACGGAGAAATCAGATGCGTATGTGCAGTTTTTCCTTGATTTTGTTTTGGAATATACGCAGAAGAAACAATTGGGTTTTGCAGGTTTCTTGGAACATTGGGAAAAGAAAAAGAATCATTTAAGCATTGTGGCTTCTGGTTCTGAAAATGCGGTTCAAATTATGACGATTCACAAAGCAAAAGGATTGGAATTTCCTGTCGTTATTTTCCCGTTTGCCAATACAGATATTTACAAAGAACTAGAGCCAAAACTCTGGTATCCGATTAATAAAGATGATTTTAATGGTTTTGAGGAAGCGTATTTGAATCTGAATAGTACGATTCAAGAATATGGCGAATTGGGCGCGCAATTGTATGAAGAGCGACAATCGCAGTTAGAATTGGACAATTTTAATATATTATATGTAGCATTTACGCGTGCTGTACAACAATTGCATGTGATTACAAAAAAAGATGTTGATCGTACTGGAAATGAACGTTTGCAGACATTTTCGGGTTTATTCATCAATTATTTGAAGGAAAGTGATAAATGGAATGATGAGCTTTCATACTACGTATTTGGTGATTCAGAGGAAAATCTAGCGAAAGCGGACACTTCAGAAAAAATTCGCACCATAGTTCAAGAACAATTTATAAGTACAGCGAAGGAAGATCACAACTTACATTTGCTTACTAAACAAGGTTTATTGTGGGACACAACGCAAGAACAGGCTATTGAAAAAGGAAATTTAATTCATGATGTGTTGGCGCAAATAAAATATCCGCCGGACATTGATTTTGTGTTGGACGAATATATTTCGAAAGGAATTATTGATGACCAACAGCGTGAAAAATTGTCGGAAAGTATAAATCGTGTGGTAAATCATCCAGAAATTGCGCCTTATTTTGATCAAGATAATACGGTTTATAATGAAAAAGACATTATTTCGAAAGCTGGAAAAATAATGCGTCCTGATAGAATTGTGGTTAATTCGAACAATGAAACCATACTTATTGATTACAAAACGGGCATGCACAATCCATTTTATGTGGAACAAGTGTATGAATATGCAGATACATTGATAGAAATGGATTTTAAGGTCACGAAAAAAATCTTACTCTATATAAATGAAGAAATCATTATTAAATATATATAA
- the kbl gene encoding glycine C-acetyltransferase yields the protein MYGSIQQHLEKELQEIKEAGLYKKERIITSPQGAEITINTGETVLNFCSNNYLGLSSHPDVIQAAKDTMDTHGFGMSSVRFICGTQDIHKTLEKSIADYYGTEDTILYAAAFDANGGVFEPLLTKEDAIISDSLNHASIIDGVRLCKAARYRYQNNDMVDLEKQLQQANADGARFKIVVTDGVFSMDGLVAPLDEIAVLAEKYDAMILIDECHATGFIGKTGRGTLEEKNVMSKIDIITGTLGKAMGGAMGGYTTGKKEIIEILRQRSRPYLFSNSLAPAIVGASIKVFEMLSTDTTLRDKLSENTAYFRKGIKDAGFDFIDGDSAIVPVMLYDAKLSQIMADKLLEKGIYVIGFFYPVVPKGKARIRVQLSAAHTKAHLDAAIAAFTEIGKELNVI from the coding sequence ATGTACGGAAGTATACAACAACACTTAGAAAAAGAACTTCAAGAAATTAAAGAAGCGGGACTTTACAAAAAAGAACGCATCATCACTTCGCCACAAGGCGCTGAAATTACTATAAATACTGGAGAAACTGTACTAAATTTTTGTTCGAACAATTACTTAGGATTATCATCGCATCCAGATGTAATTCAGGCGGCAAAAGACACAATGGATACGCATGGTTTTGGAATGTCTTCTGTTCGTTTTATTTGTGGAACGCAAGATATTCATAAAACATTAGAAAAAAGTATAGCAGACTATTACGGAACAGAAGATACCATTTTATATGCGGCGGCTTTTGATGCTAATGGTGGTGTTTTTGAACCATTACTTACCAAAGAAGATGCAATCATCTCTGATTCGCTCAATCATGCATCTATTATTGATGGCGTTCGTTTGTGTAAAGCGGCTCGTTATCGGTACCAAAATAATGATATGGTTGACTTGGAAAAGCAATTGCAACAAGCAAATGCAGACGGCGCACGATTTAAAATTGTTGTAACAGACGGCGTTTTTTCTATGGACGGATTAGTTGCTCCATTAGATGAAATTGCTGTGTTAGCTGAAAAATATGACGCAATGATTCTGATTGACGAATGTCATGCTACTGGTTTTATTGGTAAAACAGGACGTGGAACGCTGGAAGAAAAAAATGTAATGAGCAAAATAGACATCATTACAGGAACGCTTGGAAAAGCTATGGGCGGCGCAATGGGCGGATATACCACAGGAAAAAAAGAAATTATTGAAATATTACGCCAACGATCAAGACCCTATTTATTTTCGAACTCGTTAGCACCAGCAATTGTTGGAGCTTCTATCAAAGTCTTTGAAATGCTGTCAACAGATACAACCTTACGCGATAAATTATCCGAAAACACGGCATATTTCAGAAAAGGAATCAAAGATGCTGGTTTTGATTTTATAGATGGCGACTCGGCAATTGTACCTGTAATGCTATATGACGCGAAGCTTTCACAAATAATGGCAGATAAATTATTGGAAAAAGGGATTTATGTAATTGGTTTCTTTTATCCAGTAGTTCCGAAAGGAAAAGCAAGAATACGAGTTCAATTATCTGCGGCACATACCAAGGCTCACTTAGATGCTGCCATTGCTGCATTTACAGAGATTGGGAAAGAATTAAATGTAATTTAA
- a CDS encoding class I lanthipeptide, translated as MKKKNLVKKLQLKKAQISNLSNAKVIGGFDAEPWSTKPRTCLTQNCTEFNTCPCITIATCLTDECITRSCNPDVCPDPF; from the coding sequence ATGAAAAAAAAGAACCTAGTCAAAAAATTACAGCTTAAAAAGGCGCAAATTTCTAATCTTTCCAACGCTAAAGTTATTGGAGGATTTGATGCTGAACCTTGGTCAACAAAACCACGAACATGTCTTACTCAAAATTGTACAGAATTTAACACCTGTCCTTGTATAACAATTGCAACATGTCTTACTGACGAATGTATAACGAGATCATGCAATCCAGATGTTTGTCCTGATCCTTTTTAA